In Blastopirellula sediminis, the following proteins share a genomic window:
- the dnaN gene encoding DNA polymerase III subunit beta: MKITFDREQFQQAFQTAAAVAPSRSPKPILQNVKLDATESGAIMMATDMEVGVRIEVSGVEVEAPGSIVLPVQRFGSILREVSDEKLKITREEGGTIVQGERSKFTLSTENPEEFPAVHSFTESKYHELSARTLKELIRRTLFAADSESGRYALGGILLEMEPELVTAVATDGRRLSKMSGPAVAIEGHGGAADAMTIVPARAMQLIERALTNLEATVQIAARANDVLVKIGPATIYARLVEGRFPKWRDVLPEKRDATAIELTVGPAFAALRQAAIVASDESRGIDFTFGGGSAVLASTTAEVGQSHIEFPIAYDGAPIEITMDHRYVADFFKVLDSERQFTLNLQDADSAALFSTDDNYDYVVMPLARDR, translated from the coding sequence ATGAAAATCACATTTGATCGGGAACAGTTCCAGCAGGCCTTTCAAACCGCGGCCGCCGTGGCGCCCTCACGAAGCCCGAAGCCGATTCTGCAAAACGTCAAACTCGACGCAACCGAAAGCGGCGCCATTATGATGGCGACCGATATGGAAGTCGGCGTTCGAATCGAAGTTTCTGGAGTCGAAGTCGAAGCTCCCGGCAGCATTGTGTTGCCGGTGCAACGGTTTGGGTCAATCTTGCGGGAAGTGAGCGATGAAAAGCTCAAAATCACCCGCGAAGAAGGGGGCACGATCGTCCAAGGTGAGCGGAGCAAATTTACCCTGTCGACAGAGAACCCCGAAGAGTTCCCGGCAGTTCACTCGTTCACCGAATCGAAGTACCACGAACTTTCGGCCCGCACGCTGAAAGAACTGATCCGCCGCACGTTGTTCGCGGCCGACAGCGAAAGCGGTCGTTACGCTTTGGGGGGCATCTTGCTTGAGATGGAGCCGGAGCTCGTCACCGCGGTTGCGACTGATGGACGTCGTCTGTCGAAGATGAGCGGACCGGCCGTCGCGATCGAAGGACATGGCGGCGCCGCCGATGCGATGACGATTGTGCCGGCTCGCGCGATGCAACTGATCGAACGGGCGCTGACCAACTTGGAAGCGACGGTGCAGATCGCCGCTCGCGCCAACGACGTGCTGGTGAAGATCGGCCCCGCAACGATTTACGCGCGACTGGTCGAAGGACGTTTCCCCAAATGGCGCGACGTGTTGCCGGAGAAGCGTGACGCGACGGCGATCGAACTGACCGTTGGTCCCGCCTTCGCGGCGCTGCGACAAGCGGCGATTGTCGCGTCGGACGAAAGCCGCGGCATCGACTTCACCTTTGGGGGCGGATCGGCCGTGTTGGCCAGTACGACCGCCGAAGTGGGGCAATCGCACATTGAGTTTCCGATCGCTTATGACGGCGCCCCGATCGAAATCACGATGGACCACCGTTACGTCGCTGACTTTTTCAAAGTGCTGGATAGCGAACGCCAGTTCACGCTGAACCTGCAGGACGCCGACAGTGCCGCTCTCTTCTCGACTGACGACAATTATGACTATGTGGTCATGCCGTTGGCTCGCGATCGCTAG
- a CDS encoding DUF721 domain-containing protein encodes MKPPRRDERSAPRGPQAMGDLVAGLMARSGYAQVQSADALQEAWAKAAGEEVAAHSRAGNVNRGKLEVWVENSAISQAISFQKREILKQLQNILPDRRIEEIRIKVGRIN; translated from the coding sequence ATGAAACCACCACGACGTGACGAACGATCCGCGCCCCGCGGGCCGCAAGCGATGGGAGACCTGGTCGCTGGGCTGATGGCTCGCAGCGGTTACGCCCAAGTGCAATCGGCCGACGCTTTGCAAGAAGCGTGGGCCAAAGCGGCCGGCGAAGAGGTCGCAGCGCACAGTCGCGCCGGTAACGTGAATCGCGGCAAGCTGGAGGTTTGGGTCGAGAATTCGGCGATCTCGCAAGCGATCAGTTTCCAGAAACGGGAAATCCTGAAGCAACTTCAAAACATATTGCCCGATCGGCGAATCGAGGAGATTCGCATCAAGGTCGGCCGCATCAACTAA
- a CDS encoding DNA gyrase subunit B, producing the protein MTDESNQSLPEPENKEAAKQAEMAKANSEYGATDLEHLSDLEHVRERPSMYIGDRGTRGFHHLVYEVVDNSIDEAMAEFATAITVTIHNDNSVTVEDDGRGIPVERHPQLSEQIGRDVSTLEGVMTVLKFGGKFSKGAYQTSGGLHGVGVTVVNFLSEWCEVEVHRDGSIWQQEYQRGVPQGPIRKGGATKKRGTKTSFKPDSQIFNVSKFNYDTLYKRLQELAFLNRGVKIIFKDERTDEGGEFQYERGIIEYVEHLNRASTPLHTEVIALEGIAEEIGFDIALQYTEEYTENLHSFVNNINTHEGGTHVSGFKTALTRTLNNYAKKEGLLKDVSLSGDDFREGLTAVISLRVPNPQFEGQTKTKLGNSEVEGIVNSAVGDFLAKYLEEHPKIGKLIVRKAVLASQAREAARKAREMMRNRKNALGGGGLPGKLRDCISRDMEICELYLVEGDSAGGSAEGGRMREFQAILPLRGKIINAYKAREDKVLANEEVQSMIQAIGAGIGEEQDIHKRRYNKVIIMTDADVDGSHIRTLLLTFFYRQMYALVAGGHVYVAQPPLFRVTRKKQVTYIQTEEEMKERLLEHGLQDASFVDEVGREIVGAEMEKLCRSLAALEEAIIALERRGISLKIHAVRQDPVTGKLPVFHLIYGINEEWFSTRKELDAYLIEKGLVTENASEEPAEGEAAEEGHEANGKAEANGHPVEVPHITELHEVRTINIQLDELTAMGFDIQSLIPQERTGLQDSRYKLRRGESETGIEDLRGLVGAIRSAGEKGQTITRFKGLGEMNAEELRETTLDPSNRTLLQVTMEDLSAADDMFRVLMGDKVEPRREFIEKHALDVRNLDV; encoded by the coding sequence ATGACTGACGAATCGAATCAATCGCTGCCGGAACCCGAAAACAAAGAAGCCGCCAAGCAAGCCGAAATGGCCAAAGCCAACTCGGAATACGGCGCTACCGACTTGGAGCATCTCTCCGACCTGGAACACGTCCGCGAGCGTCCGAGTATGTACATCGGCGACCGCGGCACGCGCGGTTTTCATCACCTGGTCTATGAAGTCGTCGACAACTCGATCGACGAAGCGATGGCCGAATTCGCGACGGCGATCACCGTCACGATCCACAACGACAACTCCGTCACCGTCGAAGACGACGGCCGCGGTATTCCGGTCGAACGGCACCCGCAACTCTCGGAACAGATCGGCCGCGACGTCTCAACCCTGGAAGGGGTGATGACGGTGCTGAAGTTCGGCGGCAAGTTCTCCAAAGGCGCCTATCAAACTTCCGGCGGTCTGCACGGGGTGGGCGTGACGGTTGTGAACTTCCTGTCGGAGTGGTGCGAAGTTGAAGTGCATCGCGACGGCAGCATCTGGCAGCAAGAATACCAGCGGGGCGTTCCGCAGGGGCCGATCCGCAAAGGGGGAGCGACCAAGAAACGCGGCACCAAAACCAGCTTCAAGCCTGACAGCCAGATCTTTAACGTCAGCAAGTTCAACTACGACACTCTCTACAAGCGTTTGCAAGAACTTGCATTCCTCAACCGCGGCGTGAAGATCATCTTCAAGGATGAACGGACCGACGAAGGGGGCGAATTCCAATACGAGCGCGGTATTATCGAATACGTCGAACACTTGAATCGCGCATCGACGCCGCTGCATACGGAAGTGATCGCTCTGGAAGGGATCGCCGAAGAGATCGGCTTCGACATCGCGCTGCAGTACACCGAGGAATATACCGAGAACCTCCACTCGTTCGTGAACAATATCAACACGCACGAAGGGGGGACGCACGTCAGCGGTTTCAAAACGGCCCTGACTCGTACGCTGAACAACTACGCCAAAAAAGAAGGGCTGCTCAAAGACGTCTCCCTCTCGGGCGACGACTTCCGCGAGGGTTTGACCGCGGTGATCTCGCTGCGCGTTCCCAATCCGCAGTTTGAAGGGCAGACCAAAACGAAGCTCGGCAATAGCGAAGTCGAAGGGATCGTCAACTCGGCGGTCGGCGACTTTTTGGCCAAGTACCTGGAAGAGCATCCGAAAATCGGCAAGCTGATCGTGCGCAAAGCGGTCTTGGCCAGCCAGGCTCGCGAAGCGGCTCGCAAGGCGCGCGAAATGATGCGGAACCGCAAGAACGCCCTCGGCGGCGGCGGGCTTCCCGGTAAGCTGCGCGACTGCATCAGCCGCGACATGGAAATCTGCGAACTCTACCTGGTGGAAGGGGACTCGGCCGGTGGATCGGCCGAAGGGGGGCGCATGCGTGAGTTCCAGGCGATCTTGCCGCTGCGAGGTAAGATCATCAACGCCTACAAGGCTCGCGAAGATAAAGTGCTCGCCAACGAAGAAGTGCAGAGCATGATTCAAGCGATCGGCGCCGGCATCGGCGAAGAGCAAGACATCCACAAACGCCGGTACAACAAGGTCATTATCATGACCGACGCCGACGTCGACGGATCGCACATTCGGACGCTGCTGCTCACCTTCTTCTATCGACAGATGTACGCATTGGTCGCCGGCGGACACGTTTACGTCGCTCAGCCGCCGCTCTTCCGCGTGACGCGCAAGAAGCAGGTGACCTACATCCAGACCGAAGAAGAGATGAAGGAACGCCTGCTCGAACATGGTTTGCAGGATGCGTCGTTTGTCGACGAAGTGGGACGAGAAATCGTCGGCGCCGAGATGGAAAAGCTCTGTCGTAGTCTGGCCGCTCTCGAAGAAGCGATCATTGCGCTGGAACGCCGCGGCATTTCGTTGAAGATTCACGCGGTTCGCCAGGATCCGGTTACCGGTAAGCTGCCGGTTTTCCACTTGATCTACGGCATCAACGAAGAGTGGTTCTCCACGCGGAAAGAGCTGGACGCTTACCTGATCGAAAAGGGGTTGGTCACCGAGAACGCCTCGGAAGAGCCGGCCGAAGGGGAAGCCGCCGAGGAAGGTCACGAAGCCAACGGCAAGGCGGAAGCGAACGGTCACCCGGTCGAAGTTCCGCACATCACCGAACTGCACGAAGTCCGCACGATCAACATCCAGCTGGACGAACTGACGGCGATGGGCTTCGACATTCAATCGTTAATCCCGCAAGAGCGTACCGGTTTGCAAGACTCGCGTTACAAGCTCCGTCGCGGCGAAAGCGAAACGGGCATCGAAGACCTTCGCGGCCTGGTCGGCGCCATCCGCTCGGCCGGCGAAAAGGGACAGACGATCACTCGCTTTAAAGGTCTGGGCGAAATGAACGCGGAAGAGCTCCGCGAAACGACCCTCGACCCGTCCAACCGCAC